The genomic stretch CTTTGCATTAACATTTGATTAAAGGGTTTGAAAATAAACTGGTTGTTTGGTGGTACTCGTAAAATAGAGCATGATAATCTACGGGTCAATATGGAATATGGCTTAGAGCTAAAAGTTCGACTCGTTCTCATAAGGGAAGCAGAACATCTTTTGGAACATTTAGATCTTATCGTATTAAATGTAGAACCTACCACAGGTAATGTTCAAATCGACCCTAGTATTCCTGAACCCTTGTTCTCTGTATTATCTCAAAATCTTCACTTGTTGACCATGTCTATTGCTAAGGTCAAAACGCGATAGTTTCGTCTCAACTTGGAATGTTGTAAGTTGAAACCCAGCACCTAATTGATTTTATTTTTTGAAATCAAATCAAACTTGAACATTGTCATTTAAATGATAGAAAGGGCATATTGAATTCAATTAACCTTAATTTAATTTTGGAACCGTGTCGAAGGGCTAATTTAAGGCCGTGAAAAGGGATGTACATTTCAAAAAAGTATATAATGACCGTGACTTGGATTGGCTTACATTCAATGCGCGTGTTTTGCAGGAAGCTGCAGACCCAACCAATCCATTGTACGAGCGATTGAAGTTTTTGGCCATATTTTCGTCCAACCTCGATGAGTTTTTCAGGGTGAGGGTTTCCAAGTTGCGGCAGCTCAAAAAAGTGGACAAGGCCATTCGTCGGCCTTTGGCCCTCAAGCCCAATAAAAACTTAAAATCCATTTTAGCGGAGGTGGACCGGCAGCAGGAACTTTTTGGTCAAATATTTAGGAAACAGCTTTTACCGGAACTATCCAAGAAGGGTATTTATCTGTTGGAACTCGATGCCTTTGATAAGGAGCACAGGAACTATCTCGAACGGTTTTTTGTCGACCATATCCAATCCCATTTGCAGTTGGTCACCTCTTTGAAAGCATCAGGAGGAATCAAAGACGGATATATCTATATCTGTGTGGAATTCAAAGAATCGGAGGAGTTGGTGTTTCTCTCTGTTTCAGTACCTGAAATCGGACGGTTTATAGAAGTGCCACATCCCAGTGAGGGGCATCACCTTGTTTTCCTTGAGGATATCATCAAGTTGAACGTGCCGCTCCTTTTTCCGGGAGAATCCATCGCTTCCCTGTTTACCGTCAAAGTCTCCCGTGATGCGGAACTGTATCTCGAGGACGATTACCAGGGCGCTTGGATCACACAGATCTATCAGGCATTGGAGCAGCGTCAGGAAGGCCAGCCCACCCGTCTCTTGTATGAGGGAGGAATGCCCAATCGTGTTCGTAAATCGGTAGCAAAGCAATTGGGACTTGGAAAGGCCGATATGGTCAAGGGAGGAAGCCATCATAACTTTAGTGATTTTATGGAGTTTCCTGACCCGATCAGGGACCCATCATTCCTTTATTCTCCAATGCCTCCTTTGGAACACAAGGATTTTAAGGCTAATCCCAACTTTTTTAAGTTGATTCGGGAAAAGGATCGGGTGCTTCATTTTCCGTATCAAAAGTTTGGTTACATCGAGGACTTTATACAACAGGCAGCTATGGATCCCAAAGTGTCAACTATACGTATCTCGCTATACCGTATCGCCAAGGATTCCGCATTGACCCAAGCATTGTTGAAGGCCATAGATCAAGGGAAGGATGTAAGCGTATTTGTGGAGACCAAAGCACGTTTTGATGAGCGCAACAATTTGGATTGGGGCAAGATCTTCGAGGAAAGGGGAGGTACCGTGCATTATAGTTTTCCCAATGTAAAGGTGCATTCGAAAATACTGCTGATCGGACGTTTGGAACACGGTACAATCCGAAATTATGCATATATCGGAACGGGCAATTTTAACGCAAAAACGGCGAAGATCTATTGCGATCATGGTATTTTTACTGCTGATGTGTCCATTACCAAGGACTTGGAGCAAGTGTTTTTGGTATTGCAACGCAAGGTTCTGGTACCTAGGTTGAACAACTTGCTGGTATCCCCGTACAATAGTAGACTTGGCTTTGAACATCTGATCCAATATGAAATCGAACAGGCACAATTGGGACAGGAAGCCACCATCACCATTAAAATGAACAGTTTAGAGGATAAGGGCATGATTGATTGGTTGTACAGGGCCAGTCAAGCAGGGGTAAAGATCAAACTCCTGGTTCGGGGCTTTTGTTGCTTGGTGCCTGGGGTGAAAGGATTGAGTGAACGTATTGAGGTCATCAGTATAGTCGATCGGTTTCTGGAACATGGTCGCATCTACCTTTTTGAGCACGGGGGAGACCAAAAGATGTATCTTGGAAGTGCCGATTGGATGAAAAGGAACCTTGACCATAGGATTGAAGTGCTTGCCCCGGTTTTTGACAAGGAGGTGTTCGAAGAGTTAAAGGAAATCTTGATGTTACAGATGTCCGACAATGTCAAGGCCAGAAAAAGGAAACAGAATGCTGAAAATTTATATGTGAAGCAACGAAAGGATGAAAAAGGTATTCGATCCCAATATGAAATATATCAATATTTAAAAAAGCAGAAGTAGACTTCTAAAACAAGCGATTTTTCTAACTCAAAGAAGATACCGATCAGGATGAAGTTTCCCTTTTTTTGGGGTTGTGAACCAAACATTTGGCCAATTGGAATCAATCCATCAATCTCAGGGTCAATTTTACAGTTTCCATGAGTTCTTTCTTGTTCCTGTTGATTTTGGAAACGACCAGCATACCGTTGTATAAGGTAAATAGGAGTGATGCCAGTGATTTCAAATCATTGCCTTCTTTTAGCTGACCATTTTCTTGCCCCTTTTTGAGGTATTCATAAAAAAGTTGTTCAAAAGCACTCCTGTTAGTCGATAGAATTTCCAGACAGCTTTCATTGTTGGGAACAAGTTCTGTGGTATTGTTTACCGCAAAACAACCTTTCCTATCTGGGTCAAGCAAGGCCTCTTCAATGGCTTTATTGAAGAGGGCATAAAAGCCATCCCTGACATTGGAGTGACTGTTTAAGAGTTGAGAAATTCCTTCAATGCTTTGTTTGCGGTACAGCGCAAAGGATTTTTTGAAAAGTTGCTCTTTATCTCCAAAAGTGTCATATAGACTTGCCCTGTTAATGCCCAAATGCGATACGAGATCCTGTATGGACGTGGCAGCATAGCCCTGCTTCCAAAACAAATGCATTGCCTTGGTCAAGACCTCCTCTTCATCAAATAACTTTACTCTTGGCATAACAAAAAATGTGGAAGCGCAAATCTGCACTTCCACAAAACTAAATTCTTGGAACAATCATTCCAAATATAAACACAAAAATTAAACGGCGAATATGGGGTTGACGTTTAGTCCACCATCCACGTTGTATTCGGCACCGGTGATAAAAGATGCCTTGTCTGAGGCCAAAAAAGCCGCTACTTCAGCGATTTCCTCGGGTCTTCCGTATCTCTTTAATGGGATTCGGTCTTGCATCATGTCCCCCATACCTTTCAATTGTTCCTCGGACATGCCCGTTTTACTAAAAATAGGCGTGGCGATTGGTCCAGGGTTTAGCGCATTGATTCTGATTTTTCTTGGGGACAATTCCGTTGCCGCGGCACGGGTGTAGGCGTTCAACGCTGCTTTGGAAGCACCGTAAACCGCCGTGTTGGGCATCCCGGTATATGCATTTATCGATGATAGGTTGACAATATTGCCTCCATCCTTGAGAATGGGGAGGAACTTTTCAATGGTGAACACCGCTCCTTTAAAATTGATGTCCAATAGATTGTCAAATCCGTCTTCGGTGCTCTGCCCTACGGGCATAGGAATAAAAACACCTGCATTGACAAACAGAATGTCTATTTTTCCAAATTCCTCGGCAATCAGCCCTACTGCCTCATCAATGGCAGATAGATTCAAAACATCTGCTATAATACCTTTGATGCCCAGTTCGGCTGCTGCCAATTCCACTTTTTCCTTTGAGCGGCCCGTGATAATGACTGTAGCCCCTTCTTCCTTGAACTTTTTAGCTGTAGCATAACCGATACCACTGTTTCCTCCAGTGATTACTGCTATTCTACCTTTTAATGTACTCATCTTTAGTTGTTTTATAAGATTAATAATATTGGAATGAACGTTCTAAATACAAACCTACAAATAATAGAACGAACATTCCAAATAAAAATGAATTTATAATGAATTATTAATAATAGACATTAAGGTTGGTACCTCTGTTTGTATCCCAGTTCTTGAAGTGAGCTGTTTTTGTTTGAAAAACGTTTTCTTAACAAAGCAGGCCTTATATGAAGTTTCATTTTGTAGGATTCAGTTGCGGTATTAGGAGGTTTTTTATACGGTGCAGTCGATCATATGACCCATTTAAAACCCTTTACTTATCGTATGGGATGATAGAACCATCGAGCCCAACAAAGAAAGTTACATGAACCATTATAAGCTGATATTTACTGCTGAAGTAGTTATTTAATGGGAGCCTATCCGCTTGATTAGAAATTGGACATAATCTTTTTACTTGGCCATTTGGTGTTCAGGGCAGTCCACCCGGATTTCAGTCTCGGCAAGTGGTGTTTTTAGCAAATTGCAATAATGAATGCCATTTTCAGCTTTATAAAAGGAACAGGTAAAACACATTCGTTGAAT from Flagellimonas oceani encodes the following:
- the ppk1 gene encoding polyphosphate kinase 1, with the protein product MKRDVHFKKVYNDRDLDWLTFNARVLQEAADPTNPLYERLKFLAIFSSNLDEFFRVRVSKLRQLKKVDKAIRRPLALKPNKNLKSILAEVDRQQELFGQIFRKQLLPELSKKGIYLLELDAFDKEHRNYLERFFVDHIQSHLQLVTSLKASGGIKDGYIYICVEFKESEELVFLSVSVPEIGRFIEVPHPSEGHHLVFLEDIIKLNVPLLFPGESIASLFTVKVSRDAELYLEDDYQGAWITQIYQALEQRQEGQPTRLLYEGGMPNRVRKSVAKQLGLGKADMVKGGSHHNFSDFMEFPDPIRDPSFLYSPMPPLEHKDFKANPNFFKLIREKDRVLHFPYQKFGYIEDFIQQAAMDPKVSTIRISLYRIAKDSALTQALLKAIDQGKDVSVFVETKARFDERNNLDWGKIFEERGGTVHYSFPNVKVHSKILLIGRLEHGTIRNYAYIGTGNFNAKTAKIYCDHGIFTADVSITKDLEQVFLVLQRKVLVPRLNNLLVSPYNSRLGFEHLIQYEIEQAQLGQEATITIKMNSLEDKGMIDWLYRASQAGVKIKLLVRGFCCLVPGVKGLSERIEVISIVDRFLEHGRIYLFEHGGDQKMYLGSADWMKRNLDHRIEVLAPVFDKEVFEELKEILMLQMSDNVKARKRKQNAENLYVKQRKDEKGIRSQYEIYQYLKKQK
- a CDS encoding TetR/AcrR family transcriptional regulator, whose translation is MPRVKLFDEEEVLTKAMHLFWKQGYAATSIQDLVSHLGINRASLYDTFGDKEQLFKKSFALYRKQSIEGISQLLNSHSNVRDGFYALFNKAIEEALLDPDRKGCFAVNNTTELVPNNESCLEILSTNRSAFEQLFYEYLKKGQENGQLKEGNDLKSLASLLFTLYNGMLVVSKINRNKKELMETVKLTLRLMD
- a CDS encoding SDR family NAD(P)-dependent oxidoreductase, encoding MSTLKGRIAVITGGNSGIGYATAKKFKEEGATVIITGRSKEKVELAAAELGIKGIIADVLNLSAIDEAVGLIAEEFGKIDILFVNAGVFIPMPVGQSTEDGFDNLLDINFKGAVFTIEKFLPILKDGGNIVNLSSINAYTGMPNTAVYGASKAALNAYTRAAATELSPRKIRINALNPGPIATPIFSKTGMSEEQLKGMGDMMQDRIPLKRYGRPEEIAEVAAFLASDKASFITGAEYNVDGGLNVNPIFAV